The region ATGTTGACCGCCACCGCCAGCGCGATGACCGGGTCCAGCCGCTGCCAGCCGGTCAGGGTGACCGCGGCCACACCCACAATTACCCCCGCGGAAGTCCACACGTCGGTAAACAGGTGACGCGCGTTCGCCTCCAGGGTGACGGAGCCGTGGCGCCGTCCGGCGCGCAGCAGCAACCATCCCGCGCCGAGATTCACGATGGCGGCCACGGCCGACACCGCGATGCCCATGCGCACCTGTTCCAGGGGTTGCGGGGAGAGCAACCGGTGCACCGCGGCGGAACCGATGCCGGCGGCGGCCACCAGAATCAAAAGGCCTTCGACAGTGCTCGCAAAATACTCGGCCTTGGAATGGCCGTACGCGTGGTGGTCGTCGGCGGGGCGCGCCGCAATGGACAGCATGGCCAGTGCCATCACCCCGCCCGCCAGGTTGACCAGCGACTCGGCGGCGTCGGACAGAAAGCCCACCGACCCGGTGATGATGTAGGAGAACGCCTTGAGTGCCATCGTGGCGATGGCCGCACCGATGGAAACCCACGCAAACCGGGTCAGCGAATGGCTCTTCATGGGGACATGACTATCCGCCATTCCGCAACGGCCGTCAACCCGGTGCGGTGGGGGCGTCACGCGCGGCCGATACCGCTCCTCCGCTCATGGTCCTCGCGCGAAACATTTGAAATCGCGCTGCGGAAATCGCGTCGGAGCGGTATCAACCGCGCTGTTCCCCCTACTCGATGGGGATGCGCTCCTTGTTGCGCGCGAGCCATGCCTCGAACGTCTGCAGCTCCGGGTTGAGCGAACGGGAGAAACCCAGGTCGCGCGCGCCGCAGAAGTCCGCCTCGAAGTCGCGCTTGAACTGGAACATGTTGCCCAGGTCGTCGGCGCCCGGGAAACCGAGCCCGCGGTACGCCTCCGGTGTCACCATGTTGTAGAAGACGTCCTTGCCCAGCGCCTTCGAGAGCGCCTGCGCCATCTGCGTTCCGGTGAGGTGCTCGCCGGCGATACCGACCGTCTTGCCCGCCAGCGCCGAGCCCTTCTTGAAGATCCCGTAGGCGCACTTGCCAATGTCCTCCGCGGCAATGCCCGGGAGCTTCTTGTCGTCCATGGGCAGCGTGATGGCGTAGCGCCCATCGGGCCCCTTCTGCGGCGCCATCCCGAAGGCGATCAGGTTGTCCCAGTAGAAAGACGTCTGCAGGCAGGTCGCCGGCACGCCGCTCTCCAGGAAGAAGCGGTCCGCCTCGCCCTTGGCGTCGAGGTGCGGCACCTTGTACTTGCCCATGAGCGTGGGCATGCGGTCGTCCTCGAGCTTCACCCACTTGCGGGTGTCCTCCAGCGTCGACCACACCACGTGCTTCAGGCCCGCCGCGCGCGCCGCGTCGGCCATGTTCTTTGCTTGCGCCAGCTCCTTCTCGGGTGAGAAATGCTCCCAGAAGTTGGTGACGCAGAACGCTCCGTAGCAGCCCGCGAAGGCCTTCTCGATGGACTTCGTGTCGTCGAGATCGGCGGCCACCACCTCGGCGCCGAGCTTGCGCAGCGCTTGGGCGGGTTCAGAATCCGGCTTGCGGGTGAGGGCGCGTACCGAAAAGCCGCCCTGCGGGTCGCCCAGGATGGCGCGCGCCAGGGCGCCGCCCTGCGCACCGGTCGCTCCCACCACGGCAATGAGTTTTCTTGCAGCCATGTCGATCATTGTTCCTTTCTGCTTATTGCTTCTTTCGTTCGTAGTGCAGCGGCCACAACACGGTCCATGTGGCGCCGTCGTCATCGGACCGCTCCCAGCTCCAGTCGAAGGAGTCGGGCGTGATGTTGAACCACACCATGCGCTGCAGGGCTTCCTTGCCCTGGATGGTGGCTTTGCGCGACAGGATCATCTTGCCGTCGGCGAAGCCTCCGGTGAAGTCCAGGTAGCTGCCCTGGTTGTCCACCCAGGTCTGATGCCACTTACCGGTGTTCTTGTTGAACACGGACACGCTCATCCCCTTGAGCTGGGAGTCGCCGGTTCCGACGAAGCGCTCCATGATGACTGCTCCGTCGTACTCCCGGGTGATGGTGTTGGTTCCGGCCGCCTTTCCGGCCGAGCTAAGTTCCCAATTTCCGATCCAGAAGTCAAACCGGGTGGCGGGCGACGGTGTTTCGGCCGAGGCGGATGAACTGTTGCCGGCATTGAGCGTGGCGGCGACCGCAAGCACCAGCATGAGGGCACGCAGGATGTCCATGGAGGGTCCTTTCCGGGTGAAGAAACGGGGGTCTGTGCGCTGGGGTGCTGGCCTGCCCGGGAATTATCGCGTTTTGCGGGCGGCCCGCCAAGTGCATTCATCCGGCCGGTTGCGCCGCGGCGCCGGAACGCGTATATTGAGGCGGCTTCGCTGCACCACCCACATGCTCGATCACACCACCATACAATCCGCGCTCGAAGCCGTAACCGATGTGTACGGCGTCGGCAGCATCGTGTCCCAGAAGCGGGTGGAACGCATCGACGTACGCGGCGACACCGTGGTGCTCTCGCTCAATCTCCCGGTGGACGACGCGCAGGTGAAACAGCGGGTGGAGGCGGACTGCCGCCTGGAGGTCAAGAAACTGGGCGGCGTGCGCGAAGTCATCATCATGACCAAGGGCGCCAGGCCCCGCCTGGGGGCGGCGGCCGGCCCCGCGCGTCCCGCGGGCGGACCGGGCCCGGTACCGGGCGCGAATCCGTTCGACGGTCAGGCCCCGCTGGAGGGCGTGCGCAACATCGTGGCGGTTTCATCGGCCAAGGGCGGTGTGGGCAAGTCCACCGTGTGCGTAAATCTCGCGCTGGCGCTGGCGCAGGGCGGTGCGCGGGTCGGTCTCATGGACGCCGATGTGTACGGTCCCAGCATTCACGTGCTCATGGGGACGAGCGACCGGCCCACCCAGGGCCGCGTCAAGGAAATCGCGCCGGTGGTCAAGGACGGCATCAAGCTGATGTCGCTGGGCTTCCTGACCGAGAAGGGCCAGCCGGTCATCTGGCGTGGCCCCATCGTCATGGGTGTGGTGAAGAAGTTCCTCCAGGACGTGGAATGGGGAGAACTGGACTACCTCATG is a window of Candidatus Krumholzibacteriia bacterium DNA encoding:
- a CDS encoding Mrp/NBP35 family ATP-binding protein encodes the protein MRRLRCTTHMLDHTTIQSALEAVTDVYGVGSIVSQKRVERIDVRGDTVVLSLNLPVDDAQVKQRVEADCRLEVKKLGGVREVIIMTKGARPRLGAAAGPARPAGGPGPVPGANPFDGQAPLEGVRNIVAVSSAKGGVGKSTVCVNLALALAQGGARVGLMDADVYGPSIHVLMGTSDRPTQGRVKEIAPVVKDGIKLMSLGFLTEKGQPVIWRGPIVMGVVKKFLQDVEWGELDYLMIDMPPGTGDAQLTLVQTVPLTGAVIVTTPSELALVDAEKGLEMYRSVGAPVLGIVENMSYFVCPHCDERTEIFSHGGGREISDRLKVEFLGELPLDPHLRKVGDEGRPIVSSDPGSPVSRAFVEIARRIRAACPVA
- a CDS encoding NmrA/HSCARG family protein — translated: MAARKLIAVVGATGAQGGALARAILGDPQGGFSVRALTRKPDSEPAQALRKLGAEVVAADLDDTKSIEKAFAGCYGAFCVTNFWEHFSPEKELAQAKNMADAARAAGLKHVVWSTLEDTRKWVKLEDDRMPTLMGKYKVPHLDAKGEADRFFLESGVPATCLQTSFYWDNLIAFGMAPQKGPDGRYAITLPMDDKKLPGIAAEDIGKCAYGIFKKGSALAGKTVGIAGEHLTGTQMAQALSKALGKDVFYNMVTPEAYRGLGFPGADDLGNMFQFKRDFEADFCGARDLGFSRSLNPELQTFEAWLARNKERIPIE
- a CDS encoding cation diffusion facilitator family transporter yields the protein MKSHSLTRFAWVSIGAAIATMALKAFSYIITGSVGFLSDAAESLVNLAGGVMALAMLSIAARPADDHHAYGHSKAEYFASTVEGLLILVAAAGIGSAAVHRLLSPQPLEQVRMGIAVSAVAAIVNLGAGWLLLRAGRRHGSVTLEANARHLFTDVWTSAGVIVGVAAVTLTGWQRLDPVIALAVAVNIVWTGARILQGSVLGFMDTALPEEEQAAIRGVLDSYAGQGIHYHALRTRRAGQRRFVSVHVLVPGEWTVQRGHQLTEQIENDLRAALPNVAPLTHLESLNDPASWRDISIDRS